From Ananas comosus cultivar F153 linkage group 2, ASM154086v1, whole genome shotgun sequence:
GGGGTGAAGGAGTCGGCGAGCTGATCGAGCCGGCGCCGACTCCTGAGGAGGGCGATGGCGCGCTCCGCGAGGTCGTggtcggcggcggaggaggaggagggttcgGAGAGGAGGGACATCGTGCCGCGGCGAGAAAGCTGGGCCCACGTTGGATTGGGTGCGACGAGAGTTGTATTTACTACCCTAATAATGGGCCGAATTAATTGTGTTCTATTTGGGCCTATGTGATTGACCCTAACTGGGCCGGACTACATCTCGCTAAAACCCATAATACATGGGTCTACTCTGGCCCCCATACCTCTATCCTCAACAAGAGATGAGCGCCACATAATAATACGTTTGAGAGTGTTGATGTATACATTCACCATGTTTAGGTTGATTTGAGTGCAGCTATTAATTAATACAAGGAGTGtcatatatatctaattttttctgAACAATGGAAACTGCATGATTTTTTTCTGAATGTGCATGATCGATCTTCATAACTCCCAACTCTTGATGACTTATTATTAGCTGCTTAATTATGAAGGTCATATAATATCTAATTTAATCAagcattttatatttggaattaaaaaaatatatataacctaATGTTGTAATTAGTAATTAAGCTGTACTCAATATATGTAGTGCCATCATgtacaacttttatatatatacttcataGCTGCACAAACTAATAATACTAGAAATTATTCTAAACTATATTAATTAAAGGAAACATTCAACAATTACTACAGTTAGAATAATCCTCTTAAGCAAAACCACGTAATCGCATCGCCACGAGTCTCCAACTGATCTCTTATATATGACGGAGTGGGCAGCCTCTGAAGCACATGCAGCCCCATGTGACAAGTGGATGGGAAGAAGAGTTGAGCCCACAAAGGCAAAAAAGCCAAGGCTCAATAGAAGCTCAAAACACAATCAATCAATGCATATCCCCACCCCCACTAGTCTCTCTCCCGTGTAGCCATACGCATGGGAGAAACTTATCTCCCATGCCACCTCCATGCAACACGTGGACTTTGAGGACCATCCTCCTACGATCCTGAAAAAAATAAGCTTGTTCTAAATATGTTTTGATCAACACTTCTCCGGCCCCCTTTAGATTAAATAACTTCATGAAGGACTagtagacttggtgggtgacATGCATGGATTATGAAAATGAAAcaaccttttcttttctttttttttttgttaattcaaAGCTTAGCCAAATATTCGGACACTATACCGTATCTAAACCGAGTCGAAACCGCCTTCTTCTTCGCTGGATTTCGCCTTTCAATATCACTATCTAAAATGCTTTTGGATTAAGAATGGGGTTCAATGATCTGTGTTGCATACTTTATATGCTATTAATGGTGGGTTTGGTGTATATAGGGAGGCCTCATTCCACCAATAATGGAGCCAATCCAATTGGGCTTAGTTTATTTGAGCTTCGGCACCAATTATGAACTGATCACAGTGGGCTCTCCAACTTTCCACGCAAGAAAGGgaggggagaagagagagaactaTGTCAAAGGGCTTTGGATGCATGTTAGTGTTCCCAttcacaaagaaaaaagaaaaaagaaaaagaaaaagaaaaaaaactagtgCATGTGTGCAAAAAAATGTCATGCGAGCTTAAGTGGATTCCAACTCCTCCCCATCCATTATCGATAGATTCCTTCTTCTAGAATGCATGCCTCTCTTTCATGACCTAACCTTAGAGAGCGTCAACAGAGAAATTGATGTTGTCagaatattttttacaaaaatattcagGTCTTATATTAATACAATGTATCTGCATATCAAAAAGAACAGTAATATCAATTTTTATGAAGAAACACTCCAAGTTGTACACAAAGTAAGGGGAATCATTGGTAATGCTGAGATTCCACTATATCTTTTGAGGTGTGGGGGACTCACTGATGACATCCAAGGTGGCCAATGGTGGAGGCTTCATACTATGTTCTTCTAGAGCAATTAATGGTTGTCAACTTCTATGCCTTGGGATAATATCCTTTTGTGGGTGTTATTAGGGGCCATGTGACCAGTGGTTTTTGTCTATGTTTCTTGGGTCAGGAGCAATTAATATCTCAATTTGTTTCTTACAATTCATTAATGTGTTCTCCTGCACCCTGTGATGGTTGCATTTCATATTATATTTGGACTACAATATCCATAATATTAGGTGTATTTAGCGTGCTTTATTTAATCTTTGGATTGAGGTTGAAGAGGCAGTTGAAAAGGATGGAAAGTATTAAAAAAGATTGCTTGTAAGCAGATGAAACTACTCACAATGGTTGAATAGGATGGAAGAAAGATTTGCGATACTTTAATGAGAAAAGGAGACTACAAGATTATATAGCATGAGGAGCTAGGTTACTGTCACTAATAATTTAGGTTACCCAAAAGGAGATGTTCTTTGATCTGACACCAAAAGCAAAAACTTTATAAAACACAGCATATATAAGATAGCTATCATAACATCTTTTGATGCATACATATTTAGCACTCTACTCATGATCTCAATTGCCTCATCTTAATTTACTCCAAGATATAGTTACTATTGAAATGTTTTGGCAAttgaaaagtttaaagttttataACTTCTTCCTTTGTATAACTCTTTTTGTTTTATGAATTTACATAGGACCAGGTCCTACGTGAggtcctcaaaaaaaaaagaataaatattttaagttttttactACAATGTGAAGTTGTAATGAGCTTCTAAGCTCCGGAAGCAGAAGCTCTATTTTCAAACTTAAGCTACAATGAAAAGCTATTTGAGAGATTCTAATTTAAAACTCGTTATTGCTTCTCTTAGCTACGTTAAAATAATTAGTACTATTGCAAAAATTTCGATTGGGCCAAACCAGCCCTCAAATCAATAGACATTTCTATGTACATTTTCCTCTGAGAAGATCGATCTTAGCTTCCTCTGATTCGACCCTTTTGCATCAATGAAACATGTTGATCAGGTAAAGGTTGGCTGTTGGAAAACCAAGATAGTGTTCAAAAGAAGTACATTTGACCCTCTGGCATTGCCCCTATTAATGTACAGGGGGGACCAAATCACTAGCTGGTGCTTCCATCAGGAACTCTTGTGAATGGCTCATGGGGAGGGATGGTTTGGTTGGTATACATGAATGTGAGAGCTAGATAAATTAAGTTGATAAGGTTGTATTCAATTCACAGCAACTTATTTGCTGGATCCTTTCTAGTATTGGAACAGTTGCCTACTACGGTTGAGACCATCCAACTCATACAAGCATGAACTCAGGAGACAGGAATTCGAAGTCACTTTCAAACTTCTTACACAAGCAGTGATCGTGATAAATAATGTTTAGATTGAAAAcaacctaattttgttgtatcTACTCTGAAAAACCCCAACTTAAAAGTAAAATACCCTATTAAATATGACGCGAGAGAGCGCAATCAGTGAGATCTAGCATACTATTTGTTGATGAAAAAGCCTGATCTGTATGATTGGGACCAAAAGCCTTTGAAAAGCAACTGCCATTTTTTTCAACAGAAGTTAAAGGACCACTTTGAAAGAATGGCTAGCTATCATAAATGATTAAACTCCAATTTCCTCACCCATCAGTTATTTACTGAGATTTAGCTGTTACACATGTAGCAAATATTGCATTAAGTCAAAAACTATATTGCTCAGAATCTCCATGAGATCTGAAAGGATGAATGATGAGTTCAGGAAGAAGCTCTTCAAGGGAGTTGGTTGGTTTATTCCTGATGGAATTGTTAAAAGTAAAGAGCACGTTCTCTCCCAGCCAATACATTTCCTAATTTAACCAACACTACGGAGTTTGAAGTAGTTAGCTGTTAATCTGCAATAATTAGGCCAATAATGGTGAAGAATATAGACTAAAAATGTGGATTTGCAAGCTAGCTAAATACTAGTTGGTCATAGTCACAATTCTCCAAAATTTGGTCGATTTGATTAGTCGAATTAGAAGTTAAATAAACAGTATAAAAAAGGTTAAGCCAACCTTTGAACCTAGGACCACTAGCTAGGACTCCTAAGTAGTGACTTGGTTTGTACCACTGTTCCATTTAGATATTAATGTTGATTGGTTGGTTAGACATACTTAAGCCATGCATTAAGAAAATTAAGTCAAGGGAGAGAGTTTgagtaaataaaatagataatggCGTTAAGTCAAGGGAGAGAGTTTgagtaaataaaatagataacgGCGTTAAGAACACGCATGTGCATGGGATAAGTGGTCGCagtaagttttaaatttgaaagaaccATCCACTTGTGCATTTCTTGCAACACATTCAACAAAGACTAAGAAAGACTAAGAGAGAGGGATAATGTAATGATCATTAAGAAAATGGATCAACCAACCATAGAAAATGAAATTTGATGTATATTGTCGAGAATCATATCATGGTATTATGATGCGGAACCAATCACCACAAATTATACAATGGATAATACTGCTATCAAAGACCCACTCAAAGATCACATAACATCCAAAAGAATTGATTAGAGAAATGTAATTGCATAACACAAAGACAATGCTTCCATTCTCTTCCTTTCATTTTTTCCATAGAGATACTTACAACACTGTACCTtcttgtatttatatatatatatatatataagggcaaGAAAGCTAATTTTGCATGCTTTTTTGCCCAGGAAAAGGCCCAAAAAAGGAGGGGGAAAAAAGTAACAAAGTACAGTACAAAAAGAGCTgtatttccctttttttttttttttaaatccccattttctttcttcctaaTTAAAcaaggtaatatatatatatattaaacccCCCCATCCCCCATTGAAAACCACCACACAAGCATTAACAGTGGTGGTGGGGGCAACCCCTGCTATACTATACTAGTTGCACCTTTGGACGAGTCGTCATTGAGAGGCGCTTCCACTCCACAAGCCGAAGCAAAAAGTCCATAACCTGTTGAAAACCAACCAAAGAGGATCAAATTAACATCTTGGCAACGTATTATACAAGAATGGTATATGGAAAATAACATGAGAATTGCTATAATAAAGGGTCCAAAATGTTCAAGAGTGGACCCTTTTAATACCCTCAAACCATCTGAAAATAAAAGGCCCAGAAAATTGGGTCACTGCTACTTGCCTCCGCGGGATCTCGGAGAGAATAGGAGGCGTTTGTCTCCTTAGGGAACTTTGAAACAAGTATGCCGAAACCTTGTCCTCTTTCGCGTAACACCTATTCTCCAAAatagataatatttttgacGTCGTATGACAAGTTTAAATCGACACGAGTGAATGATACAGAAACTTGTAGCTTAGGATACCTTGAAAGCATCCTCGTCGGTGCGGTCGTCGCCGATGTAAACAGGTAATACATCGTTGCAGTTAGCAAATCCTAGATATAAATGAAGTTCTAGTTACAACACGATCGCAACGAGGATAGGGACTTGATGTAATGAGTTCGGGTTACCGCCAACTAACCAAGCGACTCCAGCAGGAACTCCAATGCCTTCCCCTTGTCCCACTTAATAGTAGGGCGAATCTCGAGTACCTAACGGGGAATAAAAaagtaaatcaaaaaattacttttgccttttctttctttttctttttttttttttttttttgctgcctAATTCAATaaacttaatgaatgaagcacaTAACAtgctatatttaaaaaaaaataaaaataaaaagataaaaggacACACCTTTCTTCCTGAAGTAAGTTTTAACTTGGGGTACTCCTTGAGCACTGACTTGACTTGCTCAGCCAAGCCACTCCAATGCTGCATAAAGTGGATTAGAAAGTTAATGATTTAACTAATCAAAAGGAGATTTTTCCTTTCCAATAATAGCAAGAAATAGGAAAGTAGTTGgagctcaaattaaaaaaagaaaaattgaccTCTACCTTTTCATCTACACATCTGAAATGGACAGATACACAAAACTTGTTGTTCTCCACCTTGGCTCCAGGTGTGGAATTGGTCTTTTCCAACAAAGCTTTATAAACCTGATCCGAAGAaacaaaaaggaagaaaagcCCCATTCGAATTAGTTTCATGAATACATCATATTCTGATGCTGATAAGCTACTCCAAAGCTCCAAAGGGGGAGGAAATAAACCAAACCAACCTCATCTATCATGGGGAGGAACTCGCTAGCTGGTTGAAAGAGAACTGCTTTGGCCTGAACCACACGAATCGACGAATCGAATAAAAAGATAAGTATGGGAGAAATCTCAGATATGTTAGAAAGGGATGTAGTGGAACTAGgctattttttattctattctattctattctattcgaCAAGGAAGAAGAGCACCCACCTTAGCTTTTTTGAAGTTACGGCCTTTGGCGGGGCCTTTGATGTCCATGCCATGGCTACCCGCATAGTAGAGCTCCGCTAACTTCACAAAGTCATACACCTACGAATGATAAAGCCAATATAGGAGTGAGAGGAAGCAATACAAGATTGAGGAAACAAAAAAGATGAGCTTTTTGGGTGTGGCGATGGTAATGGTGATAATGTACCTTGTCCAGGCACCTTCCGCTTACGATGGCGGTGGGGAAGTGCCTCGCCACGCTCCTCAGCGCCGCTCTCATCTGATGACTCCACAAGGAAGAGAACCCATGAGCGAAAATCTCATCTTTAGCACAAGAACAGAGCGTTGTAGAAACAGGGGATGTTAGGGTCCTACCGCATCCGACATGAAGGCGGAGTCAGGATCGTCGACTATAGGAGAAAGGGTTCCGTCGTAGTCCAAAAACATTACGATCTGCTTCCCCTTCGATGCACTCACGATTTGTTGGAATCTGGACAAAGCCGAAGGATGCCGCATCTAGCaaccccaaaataaaaaaaaaataaaaaaaaaaccccaatcATTAGCGCCCGACATAACGAATACCGGGATCGAAAAATCCGATTTTGCAGCAGGGGGCTCGCTCACCATCCACTCGGCGTCGACGGCGGAGGCgaggggcggcgccgccgccttgGCGTGGGTCGGGGGGGTAGCGCGGCGAGGAGTTGGACACCGCCCCCACATTGTGCTTCGTCATCTCCGAACCGAATCGAAATGGGAGAAGAGATGATGGgttcggagagagagagagagagagagagagagagggatgagagAGGATGGTCTAAATGGCGAAGTGGGAGGGGGGGGATGCTTATTTTGGGTGAGTTGAGAATCGGTTAAAACGCGAGAGGAAGTGGAGAGGGAAGAGATAGGAGGCGCGACAGGGAGCATTTAGAGCCGCGGGCAGGGGCGGAAGGGAGAAATCCATGCTCGGGCCCAGCCGTCGATACGGAAAACTCGTGAGCCCCAACCAACTCACGTGGCCCCCAGACTAATCCTCTCCGTCTCCGTTCCATCTTCTGCACATGGCCTGTCGCCTCCTCTCCCGCGTTCGGCAACTGCGGCGGAGCGGATCCGCACCGGCCGCCAGCTTTGCAGTCAACCGCACATCTCGCCCCACACCACAGTGGACCTCGGTTTTGCCGTCTCTCACATCCTGCGCCCACGCAACGCCGTATTTCTTCTTTTCCCCCCCcgacccccccccccccctccacTTTTTCGTATGTTACTATTAGGCACACAAGTATTTCGCTACCatctataacaaaataaaaataaatatattttgtacatggtaacaaaataaaaataatattttaagataaaaaggcaaagaaacaaaatatttttggaaGCTTTGTTTTCAAGTATTTCAGACTAATTCTAACACAGCTCATGAAATTTTGTATTAGAGTGCATTTGTAACATTCATCTATCATTTGGTCTTCACTTCATCATATACTTGGATTTTTGGGGACATTTGGTTCGCAGCGTatattatgcaaaaaaaaattttagtttaaaatatttggatcattattaattaatttaagttggatagttataaaaagtgttagtaaaattttgaaatcattgaaaatttttaggtAGTAGTAAAATTCACTAAAAGAAATTTATTATCAAGACGTTTTTCCTCCAACGTCTCTCTAATATAACAAATACCGGGCTTTAAAAAATATCGTTATATAAACCGTTTATTATATCAAAActatttcattaaaaaataaattttacttttttttttttccgacgcTTTACGTCCGAACTTTTGAAGTGTTGAAATATATTGTATCCATActtaacataaatatatatgcagTGACTCTTTACTTGTAGACACTTTAAAAAACTACAGTGGACTATTGTGCAAGTACTTTTTGGCatgattaaatacttaaaaaatatcCTTAAGTGCTAATTTTCTCACAGTtagaaaatattcttatttttatacttgacagaaatatttattaataaaaaataggtTAATTTTTAATACGTCTCGAGTATCAACCCAGCTGTCTTAATAAACTAGTAACAAACTTATCattctaaatatataattttaaaatcttatatataaattttcatccaaacgacCCCGTTAATGTcttggagattttttttttttttctatttgaaatttaaatgatCATATTATTAATTGGTATAATTAGATGTAACATAGGAAGGTTGTGATGGTGTGTGCTaatatataaatgtttaaatttagaaaaatttcccCAACACTACAACGAAGtgctaataattaattaaaattttacaataattaATGAACAATTAAAATACAGATACTTAAACTTCaaataattacttatttaaAAATGGTTCATAGTTTGGTTGACTTGATCTGTTCTCTAAACGAAAGGAATATTGAATGCCTCGAACTAATTTCTCACGAATATAGCAAATAAGAAACAAAGTACGTAGTTCCTACTATTTCGGGGAGCACAATGAGATGcccatttttttataaaaggtTCGCCTCCAAAACTTAAGGTTAGAACTAATACTATACTATAATAATTTCGatattgaataattaattagttaattatggGTATTAGACAGCTAGAAAGATTCTTAAGAAACGCAGTTAAGCCAGTTTATTACTAAATTCACATGTTATCTACTTATTTTGTGGCCAGTTGTGAGATGAATACTGGTCGATTAATTAGTGCATGTCAACCTAAATGAGtgataaattaaatagataGAGGTCAAAAGTTTgattctctttctccctctccaaACTTTTTATCCAATACGTACGTAGACTcagtaaataatttttggtTTTGATGATATATAGACTTGGGATGCATCCaattaataaagtttttgtCCAATGCGGACACTATTGTATACTATAATGTAAAGATAAATGTTACTTGTACATCTAataaatgaattaattaatgtacATTTTATGCCCTTTCATACAagattttaaatagtttttataCCACCTTTCACTTGTATAAGTAGCATTAttgcgcatatatatatatatatatatatatatatatatatatataattgagcttctatatttttaaaagtattaagttATTagtacttgtagattttttatcattaaatcaaaagatgtgcggttagaatgatgtgggccccctaggattgagtgggtggttggttgaatagtataatctaacggttgaaaatgatcaaagagttagatttaacggtaaaaaatttacaagcaccaaatgcttggtgcttttacaagcaccatagccggactctctctctctctctctctctctctctctctctctctctctatatatatatata
This genomic window contains:
- the LOC109706966 gene encoding probable trehalose-phosphate phosphatase 6, which translates into the protein MWGRCPTPRRATPPTHAKAAAPPLASAVDAEWMMRHPSALSRFQQIVSASKGKQIVMFLDYDGTLSPIVDDPDSAFMSDAMRAALRSVARHFPTAIVSGRCLDKVYDFVKLAELYYAGSHGMDIKGPAKGRNFKKAKAKAVLFQPASEFLPMIDEVYKALLEKTNSTPGAKVENNKFCVSVHFRCVDEKHWSGLAEQVKSVLKEYPKLKLTSGRKVLEIRPTIKWDKGKALEFLLESLGFANCNDVLPVYIGDDRTDEDAFKVLRERGQGFGILVSKFPKETNASYSLRDPAEVMDFLLRLVEWKRLSMTTRPKVQLV